One window of Perca fluviatilis chromosome 12, GENO_Pfluv_1.0, whole genome shotgun sequence genomic DNA carries:
- the tbc1d4 gene encoding TBC1 domain family member 4 isoform X3 produces MNKPSASMQHPDHSDGRELLPLSPRGLDPFGRLLPPAGDPLSGERPKRTGADYRALWKTAIHQQILLLRMEKENQRLEVASRDELHIRKIKLNYQEVGQCSKEAQALWERKLTAPGRTTVPQDKEEMYRALCQGVPKSRRGEVWLLLSHQHRLRHRLPQRQQAPDTPYHDLLKQLTAQQHSILVDLGRTFPTHQYFSAQLGAGQLSLYNLLKAYSLLDTEVGYCQGISFVAGVLLLHMSEEQAFDMLKFLMYDLGVRQQFRPDMVSLQVQMYQLSRLLHDYHRELYNHFEEHEICPSLYAAPWFLTLFASQFPLNFVSRVFDFVFVQGTGAIFKVALCLLSNHEGEIVECDTFESIVDYLKTTLPALTQTQMEQTIAKVMEMDISKQLHAYEVEYHVLQDEMLDAGPLPDDSDRLDKLEKTNVQLKKQNMDLLEKLQAARQKIQTLETSVENFLSRESKMKHMIRSLEQERAAYQKTIERMRSCLPPDALTDVEMTQIKTGPNGKAKTAAKKP; encoded by the exons ATGAACAAGccgtctgcatcgatgcagcacCCAG ACCACTCTGATGGGAGGGAGCTGTTACCTCTCTCTCCCCGTGGCCTGGATCCTTTCGGGCGTCTGCTTCCACCAGCAGGTGACCCCCTGTCTGGGGAGAGGCCTAAGAGGACGGGGGCTGACTACCGGGCCCTCTGGAAGACTGCCATCCACCAGCAGATCCTTCTTCTGCGCATGGAAAAGGAGAACCAGAGACTGGAGG TAGCGAGCAGGGATGAGCTGCACATCCGCAAGATAAAGCTGAACTACCAGGAAGTGGGCCAGTGCTCGAAAGAGGCGCAGGCATTGTGGGAGAGAAAACTGACAGCCCCGGGCAGGACAACAGTCCCACAGGACAAGGAGGAGATGTATCGTGCACTCTGCCAAg GTGTTCCCAAGAGCAGGCGTGGGGAGGTCTGGTTGCTCCTGTCCCATCAGCACCGGCTGCGTCACAGGCTGCCCCAGCGTCAGCAAGCCCCGGACACCCCCTACCATGACCTGCTCAAGCAGCTCACCGCACAGCAGCATTCTATTCTGGTGGATCTAG GCCGGACCTTCCCCACCCACCAGTACTTCTCAGCCCAGCTGGGCGCAGGGCAACTTTCCCTCTACAACCTCCTGAAAGCCTATTCTCTGCTGGATACAGAG GTTGGCTACTGCCAGGGTATCAGCTTTGTGGCTggagtgctgctgctgcacatgagcgAAGAACAGGCCTTTGACATGCTGAAGTTCCTCATGTATGACCTCGGCGTCAGGCAGCAGTTCAGACCTGACATGgtctctctgcag GTTCAGATGTACCAGCTCTCCAGACTGTTACACGACTACCATCGCGAGTTGTACAATCACTTCGAGGAGCACGAGATCTGCCCGAGCCTCTACGCAGCGCCGTGGTTCCTCACTCTCTTCGCCTCACAGTTCCCCCTCAACTTTGTGTCCCGCGTctttg attttgtatTTGTGCAAGGGACCGGGGCCATCTTTAAAGTGGCCCTCTGTCTGCTGAGCAACCATGAGGGGGAGATAGTGGAGTGTGACACCTTTGAGAGCATTGTGGACTATCTGAAAACTACACTTCCCGCCCTCACTCAGACTCAGATGGAGCAGACCATTGCGAAG GTAATGGAGATGGACATCTCCAAGCAGCTGCATGCGTACGAGGTGGAGTACCATGTCCTGCAGGATGAGATGTTGGATGCCGGGCCGCTGCCTGATGACTCTGACCGGCTCGACAAACTTGAAAAGACCAATGTGCAGTTAAAGAAACAGAACATGGATCTGCTGGAAAAACTTCAG GCTGCACGGCAGAAGATTCAGACACTGGAGACGAGTGTAGAGAACTTCCTTTCTCGGGAGAGCAAAATGAAGCACATGATTCGCTCTCTGGAGCAGGAGAGGGCAGCTTACCAGAAGACCATTGAACGCATGCGCTCATGCCTTCCCCCTGACGCCCTGACAGATGTGGAGATGACCCAGATCAAAACAGGACCCAACGGGAAAGCCAAAACTGCAGCCAAGAAGCCCTGA